The proteins below are encoded in one region of Candidatus Palauibacter soopunensis:
- the accC gene encoding acetyl-CoA carboxylase biotin carboxylase subunit produces the protein MFRKILIANRGEIALRILRACRELDIRTVAVYSEADHDSLHVRFSDEDICIGPPVGRESYLNIPQILAAAEITGADAIHPGYGFLAENAEFAEICGRSGLVFIGPTPEQIRRMGDKAEARKTMIAAGVPVVPGSPEPLDDEKEALEEARRIGFPVMIKAAAGGGGKGMRAAFEEAEFRNLFAMARNEAEANFGDPTVYLEKLIERPRHVEIQVVGDRHGRVMHLGERDCSSQRRHQKLVEEAPSPAVTPELREAMGAAAILGAKAIGYQSTGTVEFLLAPDGEFYFMEMNTRIQVEHPVTELVTSVDLIKEQIRIAAGEKLTIPQPIEFQGHAIECRINAEDPEQGFRPSPGTVTAFHAPGGPGVRVDTHIYGGYVVPPFYDSLLAKLIVWGRTRDEARIRAYHALEEFILEGVHTTVPFLRKVLAHPDFVSGSIDTGFVERFLTRS, from the coding sequence ATGTTCCGCAAGATCCTGATCGCCAACCGCGGCGAGATCGCGCTCCGCATCCTGCGCGCGTGCCGTGAACTCGATATCCGGACGGTCGCCGTGTATTCGGAGGCCGACCACGACTCGCTCCACGTCCGCTTTTCCGACGAGGACATCTGTATCGGACCGCCGGTCGGGCGCGAAAGCTATCTGAATATCCCGCAGATCCTCGCCGCGGCCGAGATCACGGGCGCCGATGCCATCCACCCCGGCTACGGCTTCCTGGCGGAGAACGCCGAGTTCGCGGAAATCTGCGGACGGAGCGGTCTCGTGTTCATCGGTCCCACGCCCGAACAGATCCGACGCATGGGAGACAAGGCGGAGGCGCGGAAGACGATGATCGCCGCGGGCGTCCCCGTCGTCCCGGGCTCGCCGGAGCCTCTCGACGACGAGAAGGAGGCGTTGGAGGAAGCCCGCCGTATCGGGTTCCCCGTCATGATCAAGGCGGCCGCCGGCGGCGGAGGGAAGGGCATGCGAGCCGCGTTCGAGGAAGCGGAGTTCCGGAACCTCTTCGCCATGGCGCGAAACGAGGCCGAGGCCAACTTCGGCGACCCGACCGTGTATCTCGAGAAGCTCATCGAGCGGCCTCGTCACGTGGAGATCCAGGTCGTCGGCGACCGTCACGGGCGCGTGATGCACCTTGGGGAACGCGATTGCTCAAGCCAACGGCGGCACCAGAAGCTCGTCGAGGAAGCGCCGAGTCCGGCCGTCACGCCCGAGCTTCGCGAGGCGATGGGAGCGGCCGCGATCCTGGGGGCGAAAGCCATCGGGTATCAGAGCACCGGGACGGTGGAGTTCCTGCTCGCGCCGGACGGCGAGTTCTATTTCATGGAGATGAACACGCGGATCCAGGTCGAGCACCCAGTGACCGAACTCGTGACTTCCGTCGACCTCATCAAGGAACAGATCCGGATCGCGGCGGGGGAAAAGCTGACCATCCCGCAGCCCATCGAGTTCCAGGGGCACGCGATCGAGTGCCGAATCAACGCGGAGGACCCGGAGCAGGGCTTCCGTCCCTCGCCCGGCACGGTCACGGCGTTTCACGCGCCGGGGGGGCCCGGCGTGCGCGTGGACACGCACATCTACGGCGGCTACGTCGTCCCTCCGTTCTACGATTCGCTGCTCGCCAAACTCATCGTTTGGGGCCGGACGCGCGACGAGGCCCGGATCCGCGCCTACCATGCGCTCGAGGAGTTCATCCTCGAAGGCGTTCACACGACGGTTCCCTTCCTCCGCAAGGTGCTTGCCCATCCCGATTTCGTTTCGGGGAGCATCGATACGGGGTTCGTCGAGCGGTTCCTGACCCGCTCGTGA
- a CDS encoding 2-phosphosulfolactate phosphatase, whose translation MSAIDVLWLPEELETDLVRGRATIVVDVIRATTSIATAFAAGAERVVPVRTVEEARKEAARDGEALLCGERRGLPPRGFDLGNAPGEFGRGSVAGRALVFTTTNGTAAIEAARTAGVGSLRLGCFRNAGAVARSAAADADAAARGVAIVCAGRRGRVSMDDAWCAGHLVERLVQTVAEAELTDGARAAQALSARLGPPTVTGLAGTAAGRALHAIGRAADLAVCAGLDDLEVVPVWRDGALVGSWGGEDA comes from the coding sequence GTGAGCGCGATCGATGTGCTGTGGCTTCCCGAAGAACTCGAGACCGACCTCGTGCGCGGACGCGCGACGATCGTCGTCGACGTGATCCGGGCGACGACGAGCATCGCAACCGCCTTTGCGGCCGGAGCCGAGCGCGTGGTTCCCGTGCGGACCGTCGAGGAGGCTCGGAAGGAAGCGGCGCGGGACGGAGAGGCGCTCCTGTGCGGGGAACGCCGAGGTCTCCCGCCGCGCGGCTTCGATCTCGGAAACGCGCCGGGCGAGTTCGGACGCGGGTCGGTGGCCGGTCGCGCCCTGGTGTTCACGACGACGAACGGGACGGCGGCGATCGAAGCCGCGCGCACTGCCGGCGTTGGCTCCCTCCGCCTGGGCTGCTTCCGGAACGCCGGGGCCGTGGCCCGAAGCGCAGCGGCGGATGCGGACGCCGCCGCGCGCGGAGTCGCGATTGTGTGCGCCGGGCGGCGGGGGCGTGTGAGCATGGACGACGCATGGTGCGCGGGCCATCTTGTAGAGCGGCTGGTCCAGACGGTCGCGGAGGCCGAACTGACCGATGGCGCACGGGCCGCGCAGGCCCTCTCCGCCCGACTGGGACCGCCCACGGTGACCGGTCTTGCCGGGACCGCGGCCGGCCGGGCGCTGCACGCGATCGGCCGGGCCGCGGATCTGGCGGTTTGCGCGGGGCTGGATGATCTCGAGGTCGTGCCGGTCTGGCGAGACGGCGCCCTCGTTGGCAGTTGGGGCGGGGAGGATGCGTGA
- the efp gene encoding elongation factor P has translation MADTSDFRRGMVIELSGTLYSITYFQHVKPGKGGAFVRTKLKDVMEGGVIDKTFRAGEKVREVRLERRPVQYTYTDGHLYYFMNMETFEQIPMSEDQIGEDQLQYLEENMECQSLNRDGVVLAIELPQFVELEIVETDPGVRGDTAQGGTKPARLAAGAVIQVPLFLETGDVVRVDRTENKYITRVT, from the coding sequence ATGGCAGATACTTCGGATTTTCGTCGAGGGATGGTGATCGAACTCAGCGGCACCCTCTACTCGATCACCTACTTCCAGCACGTCAAGCCGGGGAAGGGCGGGGCCTTCGTCCGCACGAAGCTCAAGGACGTGATGGAGGGAGGAGTGATCGACAAGACCTTTCGCGCCGGCGAGAAGGTCAGGGAGGTACGCCTGGAGCGGAGACCCGTACAGTACACGTACACGGACGGCCACCTGTACTACTTCATGAACATGGAAACCTTCGAGCAGATTCCGATGTCGGAAGATCAGATCGGAGAGGACCAGCTCCAGTATCTGGAGGAGAACATGGAGTGTCAGAGCCTCAATCGTGACGGCGTCGTGCTCGCGATCGAACTGCCACAGTTCGTCGAGTTGGAGATCGTCGAGACGGACCCCGGAGTGCGGGGGGACACGGCCCAGGGCGGGACGAAGCCGGCCCGGCTGGCGGCCGGCGCCGTGATCCAGGTGCCGCTCTTCCTGGAGACCGGCGATGTCGTGCGCGTCGACAGGACGGAAAACAAGTACATCACGCGGGTGACCTGA
- the accB gene encoding acetyl-CoA carboxylase biotin carboxyl carrier protein, which yields MDLDWLKGLIELVEDSGVDGLDVELVGSDTGDPTRVRIRKSPRIAAAAAVPAAAVGSVEVAQAPAAAPAAPPAEAAPASGLFEVLSPMVGTFYRAPAAGADPFVSVGDRVEAGQTLCILEAMKLMNELQSDVAGVVREIAVENAEPVEYGALLFRIEPD from the coding sequence ATGGACTTGGACTGGCTGAAGGGACTCATCGAGTTGGTCGAGGACTCCGGCGTGGACGGCCTCGACGTCGAGCTTGTCGGTTCCGACACCGGGGACCCGACCCGGGTCAGGATCCGAAAGTCCCCGCGCATCGCGGCCGCGGCGGCCGTACCCGCGGCGGCGGTCGGCAGCGTCGAGGTCGCGCAGGCCCCGGCCGCCGCGCCCGCCGCGCCACCGGCGGAGGCCGCGCCCGCGTCGGGGCTGTTCGAAGTGCTCTCGCCCATGGTCGGCACCTTCTACCGTGCGCCGGCGGCCGGCGCCGACCCCTTCGTATCCGTCGGGGACCGGGTCGAGGCCGGCCAGACGCTCTGCATCCTCGAAGCGATGAAGCTCATGAACGAGCTTCAGTCGGATGTCGCGGGCGTCGTGCGGGAGATCGCGGTCGAGAACGCCGAGCCCGTGGAGTACGGCGCGCTGCTCTTCCGCATCGAGCCCGACTGA
- the rimO gene encoding 30S ribosomal protein S12 methylthiotransferase RimO, with the protein MRLGLISLGCDKNTVDSERMLAELIGHGAERTDVDEAEVILVNTCGFIDAAKEESIETILEAERLKREGACRSVVAVGCMVERYREEMAESLPEVDLLLGLRDLDRLVPELLERGLLPGPTPAGGVHPGERIPVGARHVRYLKVSEGCNHGCAFCAIPLWRGKHRSFDLERLVAEAQRLEAQGAVEVNLVAQDLAHWGREQRDGTDIATLVEALLRETSIPWFRLLYIYSAGLREPLVELMASETRLLSYIDMPIQHASDTVLHRMRRPERAATLRSKVARLRETIPELTLRTTVLVGFPGETDAEFRELVDFLDEVPFDRLGAFAFSPQEGTRAATMEENFVPPDLARDRLEEVLEVQRAVSRERLAAEIGRERVAVVDAPAAPDEPTLELLYEHSPGAAHLGRIESQADDVDGVTVLVGGNGLAPGSLVRVEIQRAADFDLGGRVRGVVRPAPGRGKAVPSPAPQPGRELPVLGLDSAWGR; encoded by the coding sequence ATGCGACTAGGGCTCATCAGCCTCGGTTGCGACAAGAACACCGTCGACTCCGAGCGCATGCTCGCCGAACTGATCGGCCACGGGGCCGAGCGCACGGATGTGGATGAAGCGGAGGTCATCCTCGTCAACACGTGCGGGTTCATCGACGCCGCGAAGGAAGAGTCGATCGAGACGATCCTCGAGGCGGAGCGGCTGAAGCGCGAAGGGGCGTGCCGGAGCGTCGTGGCGGTCGGGTGCATGGTGGAGCGGTATCGGGAGGAGATGGCGGAATCGCTGCCGGAGGTCGACCTCCTGCTCGGGCTGCGGGACCTTGACCGCCTCGTGCCGGAGTTGCTGGAGCGCGGACTCCTTCCGGGACCGACGCCGGCCGGGGGCGTACATCCGGGGGAGCGGATCCCGGTCGGGGCGCGCCATGTCCGCTACCTGAAGGTGAGCGAGGGATGCAACCACGGGTGCGCCTTCTGCGCGATCCCTCTCTGGAGGGGCAAGCACCGTTCCTTCGACCTGGAGCGTCTCGTCGCCGAGGCGCAGCGCCTTGAGGCGCAGGGTGCCGTGGAAGTGAACCTGGTCGCGCAGGATCTCGCGCACTGGGGTCGGGAGCAGCGGGATGGGACGGATATCGCGACGCTCGTGGAGGCGCTGCTGCGCGAGACGTCGATCCCGTGGTTCCGTCTCCTGTACATCTACTCTGCGGGCCTGCGCGAACCGCTCGTCGAATTGATGGCGTCCGAGACGCGGCTGCTCTCGTACATCGATATGCCGATTCAGCACGCGAGCGATACGGTGCTCCACCGCATGCGCCGGCCGGAGCGGGCCGCGACGCTGCGATCGAAGGTCGCCCGGCTGCGGGAGACGATCCCCGAACTCACGCTGAGGACGACGGTACTTGTGGGGTTCCCCGGCGAGACGGACGCGGAGTTCCGCGAACTCGTGGATTTCCTCGACGAAGTGCCGTTCGACCGGCTCGGCGCGTTCGCGTTCTCGCCGCAGGAGGGGACGCGCGCGGCCACCATGGAGGAGAACTTTGTGCCCCCGGATCTGGCGCGGGACCGTCTCGAGGAGGTGCTGGAGGTCCAGCGCGCCGTGAGCCGCGAGCGGCTTGCCGCCGAGATCGGCCGCGAACGCGTCGCCGTCGTGGATGCGCCGGCGGCCCCGGACGAGCCGACGCTCGAGCTCCTCTACGAGCATTCTCCGGGCGCGGCGCACCTCGGCCGCATCGAGAGCCAGGCGGACGATGTGGACGGAGTGACTGTGCTTGTGGGCGGAAACGGCCTCGCCCCCGGCTCGCTGGTGCGGGTCGAGATCCAGCGGGCCGCCGACTTCGACCTCGGGGGGCGCGTCCGCGGAGTCGTGCGCCCGGCGCCCGGGCGCGGAAAGGCGGTGCCATCTCCGGCCCCGCAGCCGGGGCGGGAACTCCCCGTCCTGGGACTCGACAGCGCTTGGGGTCGGTGA
- a CDS encoding Xaa-Pro peptidase family protein: protein MTPPGARRLRLEATTKAAGHRSVLVTARSSVRYLSGFTGSAGALWIPLEGPPVLVTDFRYEEQVDTEVADSIRTHVSREGWIRGVAEVAAAAAAPIAFEAEGLTVADYESLRGMLPDIAFVPLRDLIRTLRQVKTRDEVDAIERAVAVAESAFNRLLSTMDWSAGPSEREIATALEMELRRGGSDPLPFDPIVATGERSALPHATPTDRRVEPGDLLLIDFGARVDGYCSDLTRTFVRGTPEPWQVTLHGQVLEAQTKAREVIGNGVAGRDVDRAVRETFARHDMDGFFGHSTGHGIGLDVHEGPSLSFRSEDVLEAGNVVTVEPGLYLPGRGGVRIEDDVRIGEAGARTLTRLPRALVRL from the coding sequence GTGACACCGCCGGGAGCCCGGCGCCTTCGGCTCGAAGCGACGACGAAAGCCGCCGGGCACCGGTCGGTCCTCGTGACCGCCCGATCCAGCGTCCGCTACCTGAGCGGGTTCACGGGCTCCGCCGGGGCTCTGTGGATCCCCCTCGAGGGTCCGCCCGTGCTCGTCACGGACTTTCGCTACGAGGAGCAGGTGGACACCGAGGTGGCGGATTCGATCCGCACCCATGTCAGTCGCGAGGGGTGGATCCGTGGCGTCGCCGAGGTGGCGGCGGCCGCCGCGGCCCCCATCGCGTTCGAGGCCGAGGGCCTTACGGTCGCCGACTACGAGTCTCTCCGCGGCATGCTCCCCGATATCGCCTTCGTCCCGCTCCGCGACCTCATCCGAACGCTGCGGCAGGTGAAGACCCGCGATGAAGTGGACGCCATCGAAAGAGCGGTCGCGGTGGCCGAGAGTGCGTTCAACCGGTTGCTGTCGACCATGGACTGGTCCGCCGGTCCGAGCGAACGCGAGATCGCGACCGCGCTGGAGATGGAACTCCGCCGCGGGGGCTCCGATCCGCTCCCGTTCGACCCCATCGTCGCGACGGGAGAACGCTCCGCGCTTCCCCACGCGACACCCACGGACCGGCGCGTCGAGCCCGGCGATCTCCTCCTCATCGACTTCGGGGCGCGCGTGGACGGCTACTGTAGCGATCTCACGCGCACTTTCGTGCGGGGGACGCCCGAGCCCTGGCAGGTGACCCTTCACGGGCAGGTGCTCGAAGCTCAGACGAAGGCGCGCGAGGTGATCGGCAACGGGGTCGCGGGCCGGGACGTGGACCGGGCCGTGCGAGAGACGTTCGCGCGCCACGACATGGACGGCTTCTTCGGCCACAGCACCGGGCACGGGATCGGACTCGACGTGCACGAGGGCCCCAGCCTCTCGTTCCGCTCCGAAGATGTCCTGGAGGCGGGGAACGTGGTGACAGTGGAACCGGGCTTGTATCTTCCCGGGCGCGGCGGCGTGCGCATCGAAGACGATGTGCGGATCGGGGAGGCCGGTGCCCGCACGCTGACCCGCCTTCCACGCGCCCTCGTCCGGCTCTAG
- a CDS encoding DNA translocase FtsK encodes MVDERQRREVLGVALIVLGLLVAFALLSPLFAGGSNWIGPAGELLHDNLERAVGALSPLLAIPAFMWGLHFLGWGDPTRALRWSILSVVLLAVLPSLYWLIAGPGPGSVGDIGWLGATAGAGLAQVFGRLGGVLLAAGVLLLTLFATMRWSLTSAVTAGGRSLVRGFAAAGGAVLGLGRSFAGRARPSRLPRSPAKPDPPGEAKARTVAKRTRVPTKRTPTEPASASHQPDPAPEDETPPVPELEEAGDPGSSAVPPIQLFDAPVGQGSGLGVRDLDRLGEILIEKLATFRVAGEIGGWTTGPVVTQFEVVPAPGVKVGQISARADDIALALKAPSVRIVAPIPGKGAVGVEVPNPASEMVLVREILESPSYRRGRHTLPLALGRDLSGKPTCADLTRMPHLLIAGQTGSGKSVCINALITSLVCRYTPAELRLLMVDPKMVELSVYGDLPHLRHPVITDNEEAASVLKWAVYEMKRRFGLLSANGCRNVAEFNGRIARGREVFLPKRGVMDEPALYDEGPLPYIVLIIDELADLMMTVQSEVETPLAMLAQKARAVGLHLVLATQRPSVNVLTGLIKANIPSRIAFRVASKIDSRTILDQNGAESLLGNGDMLFLPPGESDPVRIQGAYISSEETERLLDWYREQAEARAEAERAEEEAASERDILDLLKELEEEEGGSGVSDEGAEDRDPLFRQAAEIVISHTAGSTSLLQRRLKVGYGRAARIIDQLHAAGIVGPAEGSKPREVLATLADLDRGDIDEP; translated from the coding sequence ATGGTGGATGAACGGCAACGGCGCGAGGTGCTGGGCGTCGCGCTGATCGTGCTCGGCCTCCTGGTGGCGTTCGCGCTGCTCTCTCCCCTGTTCGCCGGCGGGTCCAACTGGATCGGGCCGGCGGGGGAACTGCTTCACGACAACCTCGAGAGGGCGGTCGGAGCCCTTTCACCGCTCCTTGCGATCCCCGCGTTCATGTGGGGCCTGCATTTCCTCGGATGGGGCGATCCGACCCGGGCCCTCCGCTGGTCCATCCTCTCGGTGGTCCTGCTTGCGGTCCTCCCGTCGCTGTACTGGCTCATCGCGGGGCCGGGACCCGGGAGCGTGGGCGATATCGGCTGGCTGGGTGCAACCGCCGGGGCCGGCCTCGCGCAGGTGTTCGGCCGCCTGGGCGGGGTGCTCCTCGCCGCGGGCGTCCTCCTGCTCACGCTGTTCGCCACCATGAGGTGGTCCCTGACAAGCGCCGTGACGGCAGGGGGCCGATCGCTCGTTCGCGGATTCGCCGCCGCCGGCGGTGCGGTCCTCGGGCTCGGTCGCTCCTTCGCCGGCCGCGCGCGGCCGTCTCGCCTCCCGCGGTCTCCCGCGAAGCCCGATCCGCCGGGCGAAGCGAAAGCGAGGACGGTGGCCAAACGGACCCGCGTGCCGACGAAACGGACGCCCACAGAACCGGCGAGCGCGTCGCACCAGCCGGACCCGGCGCCGGAGGACGAGACACCGCCCGTCCCGGAGCTCGAGGAAGCTGGCGATCCCGGTTCCTCCGCGGTTCCGCCCATTCAACTGTTCGACGCGCCGGTGGGGCAGGGCAGCGGCCTCGGCGTGCGCGATCTCGACCGGCTCGGCGAGATCCTGATCGAGAAGCTCGCCACCTTCCGCGTGGCGGGCGAGATCGGCGGCTGGACCACCGGCCCGGTCGTGACGCAGTTCGAGGTCGTCCCGGCGCCGGGCGTGAAGGTGGGACAGATTTCCGCCCGCGCTGATGACATCGCGCTCGCCCTAAAGGCGCCGTCCGTCCGGATCGTGGCGCCGATTCCCGGCAAGGGCGCCGTCGGCGTCGAGGTGCCGAACCCGGCTTCGGAGATGGTGCTCGTGCGCGAGATACTCGAGAGCCCGTCGTATCGCCGGGGACGCCACACGCTCCCGCTCGCGCTTGGCCGCGACCTCTCCGGCAAGCCGACGTGCGCGGACCTGACACGGATGCCGCACCTTCTCATCGCGGGCCAGACGGGGTCCGGAAAGTCGGTGTGCATCAACGCCCTCATCACGAGTCTCGTGTGCCGGTACACGCCCGCCGAACTCCGCCTCCTGATGGTGGATCCGAAGATGGTGGAGCTGTCCGTCTACGGAGACCTCCCGCACCTCCGCCACCCCGTCATCACGGACAACGAAGAGGCCGCGTCCGTCCTGAAGTGGGCGGTTTACGAGATGAAGCGCCGTTTCGGACTGCTCTCGGCGAACGGGTGCCGGAACGTCGCGGAGTTCAACGGCCGGATCGCCCGCGGTCGCGAAGTCTTCCTCCCGAAGCGCGGCGTCATGGATGAGCCGGCGCTCTACGACGAGGGTCCGCTCCCCTATATCGTCCTCATTATCGACGAACTGGCGGACCTCATGATGACGGTGCAGTCCGAGGTCGAGACGCCGCTCGCGATGCTGGCCCAGAAGGCCCGGGCGGTCGGACTCCACCTCGTGCTGGCGACGCAGCGCCCCTCGGTCAACGTCCTCACCGGCCTCATCAAGGCGAACATCCCGAGTCGAATCGCGTTCCGCGTCGCGTCGAAGATCGACAGCCGCACGATCCTCGACCAGAACGGCGCGGAGAGCCTGCTCGGGAACGGGGACATGCTCTTCCTGCCGCCGGGCGAGTCCGATCCCGTCCGCATCCAGGGCGCCTACATCTCCTCCGAGGAGACGGAACGCCTGCTCGACTGGTATCGGGAGCAGGCGGAGGCGCGGGCCGAGGCCGAGAGGGCCGAGGAGGAGGCCGCTTCCGAGCGCGACATCCTCGACCTGCTGAAGGAGCTGGAAGAGGAAGAGGGAGGATCGGGGGTTTCGGACGAGGGCGCCGAGGATCGCGACCCGCTGTTCCGGCAGGCCGCCGAGATCGTGATCTCGCATACCGCGGGTTCGACAAGCCTGCTTCAGCGTCGGCTCAAGGTCGGGTACGGACGCGCGGCGCGGATCATCGACCAGCTGCACGCGGCGGGGATCGTGGGACCCGCGGAAGGATCCAAGCCGCGGGAGGTGCTCGCGACGCTTGCCGATCTGGATCGCGGGGACATCGACGAACCATGA
- a CDS encoding outer membrane lipoprotein carrier protein LolA — translation MRPFRPQPSRPGVVGLLVAGSLVSAFALACSDADSAEVAEARARIEAEFGPRDAPARPEAGGDDAAAGDAAAGQGEPRVEEAGDAGDAVRSEDPPPAPAPDPDIADPDEPGTMGDGPGPVDDEPGQVDVDSLLALANSAYASLDRLKAAFAQRIENPLLGRTREGRGTWYQAGRNRFRMDFDEPAGDIYVADGSCLWLYEPSLHDQVVVSRLEEGAEIGSVDILGRLLSQARTTYDAVDEGTAGIGGVETRIVSLTPRELPARYVEVRLWIGVSDRYVRRFRIREENQTLRTVTLAPLEPEARIDPAVFEYAPPEGVQVFPDDVRCD, via the coding sequence ATGAGGCCCTTCCGCCCGCAGCCGTCCCGTCCTGGGGTCGTCGGCCTTCTGGTGGCCGGATCCCTCGTGAGCGCGTTCGCGCTGGCGTGCTCGGATGCGGATTCCGCGGAGGTCGCGGAGGCGCGCGCCCGGATCGAGGCGGAGTTCGGCCCGCGCGACGCCCCGGCACGACCCGAGGCCGGGGGGGATGACGCGGCTGCGGGGGATGCCGCGGCCGGGCAGGGCGAGCCGCGGGTCGAAGAGGCGGGAGACGCCGGGGACGCGGTGCGGAGCGAAGATCCGCCGCCCGCGCCGGCTCCGGACCCGGATATCGCCGATCCGGACGAGCCCGGGACGATGGGCGACGGGCCCGGGCCGGTGGACGACGAGCCGGGGCAGGTGGACGTGGACTCGCTCCTCGCCCTTGCGAATTCGGCCTACGCTTCGCTCGACCGGCTCAAGGCGGCCTTCGCCCAGCGCATCGAGAACCCGCTTCTCGGCCGCACCCGCGAGGGCCGCGGAACCTGGTATCAGGCGGGACGGAACCGGTTCCGGATGGACTTCGACGAACCGGCCGGCGACATCTACGTGGCGGACGGCTCCTGTCTCTGGCTCTACGAGCCCTCGCTCCACGACCAGGTCGTGGTCTCCCGCCTCGAGGAGGGCGCCGAAATCGGCTCCGTCGACATCCTTGGCCGCCTGCTCTCGCAGGCGCGGACGACCTACGATGCGGTCGATGAAGGAACCGCGGGGATCGGTGGCGTGGAGACGCGCATCGTGTCGCTCACGCCGCGGGAACTCCCGGCGAGATACGTGGAGGTCCGCCTGTGGATCGGCGTGTCCGACCGCTACGTGCGTCGTTTTCGCATTCGCGAGGAGAACCAGACCCTCCGCACGGTGACGCTGGCCCCCCTCGAACCCGAGGCCCGGATCGACCCTGCCGTGTTCGAGTATGCGCCCCCGGAGGGGGTGCAGGTCTTTCCCGACGATGTGCGATGCGACTAG
- the aroQ gene encoding type II 3-dehydroquinate dehydratase: MRIGVLNGPNLNLLGRREPHHYGTQTLAEIESLLRERAGASGVSLMFFQSNDEGEIVDWVQANSGSVDAWLVNAAALTHTSVALRDALAGSGRPFVEVHLSNVFAREPFRHTSLLSDLAIGVITGFRVYSYLFGLEALIQHLRGSAEAEAE; this comes from the coding sequence ATCCGCATCGGCGTGCTGAACGGACCGAACCTCAACCTTCTGGGGCGCCGCGAACCCCACCATTACGGAACGCAGACACTGGCCGAGATCGAGTCGCTCCTGCGCGAGCGCGCGGGCGCGAGCGGCGTCTCGCTCATGTTCTTCCAGTCCAACGACGAGGGCGAGATCGTGGACTGGGTGCAGGCGAACAGCGGCAGTGTGGATGCGTGGCTCGTCAACGCCGCCGCCCTGACCCACACGAGCGTGGCGCTCCGCGACGCCCTCGCCGGCTCCGGCCGTCCCTTCGTCGAGGTCCACCTCTCCAACGTGTTTGCCCGCGAGCCGTTCCGGCACACGTCGCTTCTCTCCGACCTCGCGATCGGCGTCATCACCGGATTTCGGGTCTACAGCTACCTGTTCGGTCTCGAGGCGCTCATCCAGCATCTCCGCGGGAGCGCCGAGGCGGAAGCGGAGTGA